One Pagrus major chromosome 15, Pma_NU_1.0 DNA window includes the following coding sequences:
- the synpo2la gene encoding synaptopodin 2-like protein, giving the protein MVAEEVIITLAGGAPWGFRLQGGAEHQKPLQVAKVRKRSKACRAGLREADELVSINEQPCGTLSHAQAMDLIDSSPGILHIRVKRVPAGFQSVVLVTRAPSPRIDKEYRAALRAMSPNHPQHAPIREIHRSRSSLTSGLTSPPGSEAYYGETDSDADVAGYERQRRQKRRSPSNSTPGKPTGRASPEGGETSEMSGYDSAPDAHVFPSLLEGRGGNGVGEAGQPGVARREVIYQPPGPGMWSSQTSTETSSIISSADDQGPREGHEEDSGFLEPANVPLVSPERAKEALMLSSRSQLVPMVGPVNKPIDEELTTTYMEKAKQAKLNRGDTPQDKNVKEAKSKCRTIASLLTDAPNPHSKGVLMFKKRRQRSKKYTLTSFGSVDEDRCPDSQEEDGVFPGSESEFDEDGFSAVPDPTWDSDYLDMLEKRATAGTEGRVDGAEDAPSPGLSDTAGKGAQLFEQQRKRAAEHAKKVEAAQQQTPPQSQVQEQAQMYHLHPDNTTDIQPQMQPNLQPQHMTPPGPTAIQQELSQAPGPGAAHGISNVDLSYSAASTACMTSPPPVAPKPTTASVTVLTRPAPPAETPLPELSASNVLNRTARPFTPGFISIRAATAPVTFRPPVAKTIQRPASAAINVTSVTSLPPAGPQPMFSPPPSVPQAPMAPTPEAPVTSHPPAISTSVEKMPSSPPISTFHHAPFAAMPPVCMPSMPLAPQAPMAPAPVPFASQIHGSADPASPVPPFQLPVAQPSQSQFSMAPVATVSIVSQPEAVAPTPVPGPTGRTGILLEARRRGGKPKPMFTVPDVTKKSPNPDLLCMVQNLDERSTRYKHGQPLSETIYDDTAEEMSGEVGMGRAPPPVAPKPKVIHEAPKFLQAGGKGAELFARRQSRMGMYVVDTPPETPYQQEVASHSAAQSLDYSNPSFPSQWKYSPNVRAPPPIGYNPLHAPSIPTGPQRDIGKPDSRGRGGSQKEGIKALDFMRRQPYQLNSAMFNYGGYGGSVTNLSAMPSYQAQRQQQGDYTTTMVGSSLTPPKQIPLKTARVFEVKRFSTPTPMSAPTLAPKVIAPRSATTLGERLTHSDMTSPPPAPLAPTPAPLFTPAPISAPTPASPPSQPAGLPSLPKFNATPIPNPMPHAVPTPYTPVSYNTGLQTAKQFQSAPELSILSSLPPLKSNPVQAPKPRFVATKGGVQPRVWRPGAM; this is encoded by the exons atGGTTGCAGAGGAAGTGATAATAACATTGGCCGGTGGGGCGCCATGGGGCTTTCGTCTCCAGGGAGGTGCGGAGCATCAGAAACCACTCCAGGTGGCCAAG GTGCGTAAACGCAGCAAAGCATGCAGGGCTGGGTTACGGGAGGCTGATGAGCTGGTGTCTATCAATGAACAGCCATGTGGAACTCTATCTCATGCCCAGGCCATGGACCTCATCGACAGCTCCCCTGGGATTTTACACATCCGGGTCAAAAG GGTGCCTGCTGGTTTTCAGTCCGTGGTGCTTGTGACCCGTGCCCCATCTCCTCGTATAGACAAAGAGTACCGCGCTGCTCTGCGTGCCATGTCACCTAACCACCCCCAACATGCACCCATACGTGAGATCCACCGTAGCCGTTCTTCCCTGACCAGTGGCTTGACATCTCCACCTGGTAGCGAGGCTTACTATGGCGAGACTGACAGTGACGCAGACGTGGCGGGCTACGAGAGGCAGCGCCGGCAGAAACGCCGCAGCCCCAGCAACTCCACCCCAGGAAAACCAACAGGACGAGCCTCCCCTGAAGGAGGGGAGACGTCAGAGATGAGTGGCTATGACAGCGCTCCAGATGCACATGTTTTCCCCAGTTTATTGGAGGGACGTGGCGGAAATGGAGTTGGAGAAGCAGGGCAACCGGGGGTGGCGCGAAGGGAGGTGATTTACCAACCTCCTGGACCAGGAATGTGGTCCTCCCAGACATCCACTGAGacctcctccatcatctcctcAGCAGATGACCAGGGGCCAAGAGAAGGGCATGAGGAGGATAGTGGCTTTCTAGAGCCAGCCAACGTGCCACTGGTTTCCCCTGAGAGGGCAAAGGAGGCCCTGATGCTGAGCTCTCGCAGCCAGCTTGTGCCCATGGTGGGTCCTGTGAATAAACCCATCGACGAGGAGCTTACAACTACCTACATGGAAAAGGCCAAGCAAGCTA AACTGAACCGAGGGGATACACCGCAAGACAAGAATGTAAAGGAAGCCAAAAGCAAGTGTCGAACAATTGCATCCCTATTGACGGATGCTCCCAACCCTCACTCAAAGGGGGTGCTGATGTTCAAGAAGAGGCGGCAGCGCTCCAAGAAGTACACCCTCACCAGCTTTGGTAGTGTAGATGAGGATAGGTGTCCAGATTCACAAGAGGAAGATGGGGTTTTCCCTGGCAGTGAATCAGAGTTTGATGAGGATGGCTTCTCGGCAGTTCCTGACCCAACTTGGGATAGTGACTACTTGGATATGCTGGAGAAGAGGGCAACTGCAGGCACTGAAGGTCGTGTGGATGGGGCAGAGGATGCTCCGAGTCCAGGGTTGAGTGACACTGCAGGTAAGGGTGCCCAGTTGTTTGagcaacagagaaagagggCTGCTGAACATGCCAAGAAGGTAGAGGCGGCACAACAACAGACTCCTCCACAGTCTCAAGTCCAGGAGCAGGCTCAAATGTATCACTTGCATCCAGACAATACAACAGACATACAACCGCAGATGCAACCAAACCTCCAGCCTCAGCATATGACACCACCTGGTCCTACAGCCATACAGCAAGAGCTTTCTCAGGCTCCAGGTCCAGGTGCAGCTCATGGAATTTCAAATGTGGACCTATCCTATTCTGCAGCTAGTACAGCTTGCATGACGTCACCTCCACCTGTGGCACCCAAACCGACCACTGCCTCAGTAACTGTTCTGACCAGACCTGCACCACCAGCTGAAACACCATTACCAGAATTATCTGCTAGTAATGTTCTCAACAGAACAGCACGTCCTTTCACTCCTGGCTTTATCAGCATTCGAGCTGCAACTGCCCCAGTAACGTTCCGACCACCTGTTGCAAAGACAATCCAGCGTCCTGCGTCAGCAGCCATTAATGTTACATCAGTAACGtcactgccacctgctggtcctCAGCCAATGTTTTCCCCACCACCCTCTGTGCCTCAAGCTCCCATGGCCCCGACACCAGAAGCTCCTGTTACCAGTCACCCTCCAGCCATCTCGACCTCTGTAGAGAAAATGCCGTCATCACCACCAATATCTACTTTTCATCATGCGCCATTTGCAGCCATGCCCCCAGTGTGTATGCCTTCAATGCCCCTGGCTCCACAAGCACCAATGGCCCCAGCCCCAGTTCCCTTTGCATCTCAAATTCATGGTTCAGCTGACCCAGCCTCCCCAGTGCCTCCATTTCAATTGCCAGTTGCTCAGCCTTCTCAATCACAATTCTCTATGGCCCCTGTAGCTACGGTGTCAATCGTCTCCCAGCCAGAAGCTGTTGCTCCAACCCCTGTTCCTGGTCCAACAGGTCGCACAGGAATCTTACTTGAGGCTCGACGCCGTGGAGGCAAACCCAAACCTATGTTCACTGTGCCAGATGTCACAAAGAAATCCCCCAATCCTGACCTACTGTGTATGGTGCAGAACCTGGATGAAAGGTCCACCCGATACAAACATGGCCAACCACTGTCTGAGACTATCTATGATGATACAGCGGAGGAGATGAGTGGTGAGGTCGGCATGGGGAGGGCGCCTCCTCCAGTGGCACCTAAGCCTAAGGTCATCCACGAGGCCCCAAAGTTTCTTCAAGCAGGGGGCAAGGGGGCCGAGCTGTTTGCCCGCAGGCAGAGCCGCATGGGTATGTATGTAGTGGACACTCCGCCCGAGACCCCCTACCAGCAGGAAGTGGCCTCACACAGTGCAGCCCAATCCCTCGACTACTCAAatccttcctttccttctcaGTGGAAATACTCCCCAAATGTTCGTGCCCCTCCACCCATTGGGTACAACCCACTCCACGCTCCTTCTATCCCTACGGGGCCTCAAAGAGATATAGGGAAGCCAGACAGCAGGGGTAGAGGAGGCTCCCAAAAAGAGGGCATCAAGGCTCTGGATTTCATGAGAAGGCAGCCCTACCAGCTCAACTCTGCCATGTTCAACTATGGGGGCTATGGGGGCAGTGTTACTAATCTATCAGCCATGCCTTCTTACCAGGcccagaggcagcagcagggtgacTACACAACAACAATGGTGGGCAGCTCATTAACCCCACCCAAGCAAATCCCCTTGAAAACAGCCCGTGTCTTTGAGGTCAAGCGCTtctccacacccacacccaTGTCAGCTCCGACTCTGGCTCCCAAAGTCATCGCACCCCGCTCAGCCACTACCCTTGGAGAACGTTTGACTCATTCCGACATGACCTCCccacctcctgctcctttaGCTCCAACCCCGGCCCCTCTCTTTACACCAGCACCAATCAGTGCTCCAACCCCAGCCTCACCTCCCTCCCAACCAGCTGGACTGCCCAGCCTCCCAAAATTCAATGCCACCCCTATTCCAAACCCTATGCCCCATGCAGTCCCTACACCTTACACTCCAGTATCATACAACACCGGGCTCCAGACAGCCAAGCAGTTCCAGAGCGCTCCTGAGCTCAGTATCCTTTCCTCTTTGCCCCCACTCAAGTCCAACCCAGTTCAGGCACCCAAACCACGCTTTGTTGCAACCAAGGGAGGCGTCCAGCCCCGTGTCTGGAGGCCAGGGGCAATGTGA